In Nocardia asteroides, a single genomic region encodes these proteins:
- a CDS encoding dihydroorotase gives MGLLIRGARPYGEGAPVDVLIVDGEIREIGAELDAGDAEIVAAHGQVLLPGFVDLHTHLREPGREDTETIETGSAAAALGGYTAVFAMANTDPVADSVVVTDHVFRRGREVGLVDVHPVGAVTVGLKGERLAEMGTMAAGEAGVRVFSDDGHCVADPLIMRRALEYAHSLGVLIAQHAEEPRLTVGAVAHEGPNAARLGLAGWPRAAEESIVARDALLARDADARVHICHASTAGTVELLKWAKAQGIAITAEVTPHHLLLDDSRLETYDAVNKVNPPLREASDAAALRQALADGVIDCVATDHAPHAEQDKCCEFAAARPGMLGLETALAIVAQTMVAPGLLDWRGVARVLSENPARIVGLDDQGRPIAVGEPANLTLVDPDAEWTVRGRELASIAQNTPFEEMTFRARVTATVLRGRITARDGAVAVRGGGF, from the coding sequence ATGGGGTTGCTGATTCGGGGAGCGCGTCCCTACGGCGAGGGTGCGCCGGTCGACGTGCTGATCGTGGACGGCGAGATCAGGGAGATCGGGGCCGAGCTGGACGCGGGCGACGCGGAGATCGTGGCCGCGCACGGCCAGGTGCTGCTCCCCGGCTTCGTCGACCTGCACACGCACCTGCGCGAACCCGGCCGCGAGGACACCGAGACCATCGAGACCGGCTCCGCCGCGGCGGCGCTCGGCGGCTACACGGCGGTCTTCGCCATGGCCAACACCGACCCGGTGGCCGACTCGGTGGTCGTCACCGACCACGTCTTCCGGCGCGGCCGCGAGGTCGGGCTGGTCGACGTGCACCCGGTCGGCGCGGTCACGGTCGGGCTGAAGGGCGAGCGGCTCGCCGAGATGGGCACCATGGCGGCGGGCGAGGCCGGGGTCCGGGTCTTCTCCGACGACGGCCACTGCGTCGCCGACCCGCTGATCATGCGCCGCGCGCTGGAGTACGCGCATTCGCTCGGCGTGCTCATCGCGCAGCACGCGGAGGAGCCGCGGCTCACCGTCGGCGCGGTCGCGCACGAGGGGCCGAACGCGGCCCGGCTCGGCCTGGCCGGCTGGCCGCGCGCCGCCGAGGAGTCGATCGTCGCGCGCGACGCCCTGCTCGCCAGGGACGCCGACGCCCGCGTGCACATCTGCCACGCCTCCACCGCGGGCACCGTCGAGCTGCTGAAATGGGCCAAGGCGCAGGGCATCGCGATCACCGCCGAGGTCACCCCGCACCACCTGCTGCTCGACGACTCCCGGCTGGAGACCTACGACGCGGTGAACAAGGTGAACCCGCCGCTGCGCGAGGCGTCGGACGCCGCCGCGCTGCGCCAGGCGCTCGCCGACGGCGTGATCGACTGCGTCGCCACCGACCACGCGCCGCACGCCGAGCAGGACAAGTGCTGCGAGTTCGCCGCCGCCCGCCCCGGCATGCTCGGCCTGGAGACCGCGCTCGCCATCGTCGCGCAGACCATGGTGGCCCCCGGGCTGCTGGACTGGCGCGGGGTCGCGCGGGTGCTGAGCGAGAACCCGGCCCGGATCGTCGGGCTGGACGACCAGGGCCGCCCGATCGCCGTCGGCGAACCGGCCAACCTGACCCTGGTCGACCCGGACGCCGAGTGGACCGTGCGCGGCCGGGAGCTCGCCAGCATCGCGCAGAACACCCCGTTCGAGGAGATGACGTTCCGCGCGCGGGTCACGGCCACGGTGCTGCGCGGCCGGATCACCGCCCGCGACGGCGCGGTCGCGGTGCGAGGGGGAGGCTTCTGA
- a CDS encoding aspartate carbamoyltransferase catalytic subunit: MRHLLTVADLDRATATELLDEAERFEQALLGREVRKLPTLRGRTVMTVFYENSTRTRVSFEVAGKWMSADVINVSASSSSVAKGESLRDTALTLHAAGADALVVRHPASGAAHQIARWLDAWAVAEGRQGGPAVVNAGDGTHQHPTQALLDALTLRQRLGDIEGRRVLIVGDILHSRVARSNVLLLRTLGAEVVLVAPRTLLPVGVESWPARVSHALDAELPGADAVLMLRVQAERMNGGFFPSAREYAVRYGLSERRMALLDEAAVVLHPGPMLRGMEIASPVADSNRAAILQQVTNGVHMRMAVLFRLLVGTHEAVSA; the protein is encoded by the coding sequence ATGCGACACCTGCTGACGGTCGCCGACCTGGACCGGGCGACCGCCACCGAGCTGCTCGACGAGGCCGAGCGGTTCGAGCAGGCGCTGCTCGGCCGCGAGGTGCGCAAGCTGCCGACGCTGCGCGGCCGCACCGTGATGACCGTGTTCTACGAGAACTCCACCCGCACCAGGGTCTCCTTCGAGGTCGCGGGCAAGTGGATGAGTGCCGACGTGATCAATGTCAGCGCGAGCAGCTCGTCGGTCGCCAAGGGCGAGTCGCTGCGCGACACCGCGCTGACGCTGCACGCGGCGGGCGCGGACGCGCTGGTGGTCCGGCATCCGGCCTCCGGCGCCGCACACCAGATCGCGCGCTGGCTGGATGCCTGGGCGGTGGCCGAGGGCAGGCAGGGCGGGCCAGCGGTGGTGAACGCCGGTGACGGCACCCACCAGCACCCGACCCAGGCGCTGCTGGACGCGCTCACCCTGCGCCAGCGGCTCGGCGACATCGAGGGCAGGCGGGTGCTGATCGTCGGCGACATCCTGCACAGCCGGGTGGCCCGCTCGAACGTGCTGCTGCTGCGGACGCTCGGCGCCGAGGTGGTGCTGGTCGCGCCGCGCACACTGCTCCCGGTCGGGGTGGAGTCCTGGCCCGCGCGCGTCTCGCACGCGCTGGACGCGGAGCTGCCCGGCGCGGACGCGGTGCTCATGCTGCGGGTGCAGGCGGAGCGGATGAACGGCGGCTTCTTCCCGTCGGCGCGCGAGTACGCGGTCAGGTACGGCCTCTCCGAGCGCCGGATGGCGCTGCTCGACGAGGCCGCGGTGGTGCTGCACCCGGGGCCCATGCTGCGCGGGATGGAGATCGCCTCGCCGGTGGCCGACTCGAACCGGGCCGCGATCCTGCAACAGGTGACGAACGGAGTGCACATGCGGATGGCGGTGCTGTTCCGGCTGCTGGTCGGAACCCACGAGGCGGTGTCGGCGTGA
- the pyrR gene encoding bifunctional pyr operon transcriptional regulator/uracil phosphoribosyltransferase PyrR yields the protein MAVPDDTSERHSADRLAGARELLSAADVGRTVARMAHQIIEKTALDSGEPDAPRVVLIGIPTRGTTLAARLTDRIEEFSGVRPALGSLDITLYRDDLRSRPHRPLERTSVPDGGIDDALVVLVDDVLFSGRTVRSALDGLRDLGRPRAVQLAVLIDRGHRELPIRADYVGKNVPTNRSEDISVLLTEHDARDGVHLRHEEEA from the coding sequence ATGGCCGTGCCCGACGACACCTCCGAGCGGCACTCCGCCGATCGGCTCGCAGGCGCTCGCGAGCTGCTCTCGGCCGCCGATGTGGGGCGCACCGTCGCCCGCATGGCGCATCAGATCATCGAGAAGACCGCGCTGGACTCCGGCGAGCCGGATGCTCCGCGCGTCGTCCTGATCGGTATCCCGACCCGCGGCACCACGCTCGCGGCCCGGCTCACCGATCGGATCGAGGAGTTCAGCGGCGTCCGCCCCGCGCTCGGCTCCCTCGACATCACGCTCTACCGGGACGATCTGCGCTCCCGGCCGCACCGGCCGCTGGAGCGCACCTCGGTGCCGGACGGCGGCATCGACGACGCGCTGGTCGTGCTCGTCGACGACGTGCTCTTCTCCGGCCGCACCGTGCGCTCCGCGCTGGACGGGCTGCGCGACCTCGGCCGCCCGCGCGCCGTTCAGCTCGCGGTGCTGATCGACCGCGGCCACCGGGAGCTGCCGATCCGCGCCGACTACGTGGGCAAGAACGTGCCGACCAACCGCTCCGAGGACATCTCCGTGCTGCTCACCGAACACGACGCCCGCGACGGCGTGCACCTGCGGCACGAGGAGGAGGCCTGA
- a CDS encoding alpha-ketoglutarate-dependent dioxygenase AlkB, producing MHAWQGSLFDQSPAAGLGELSALHRTELGQGAWVDLLPGWLTGAAALFDRLAAEVPWRAERRPMYDRVVDVPRLLCFYGEQDPLPDPILATAREALSAHYGPELGEPFRTAGLCWYRDGGDSVAWHGDTIGRGATHDTMVSIVSLGAPRALLLRPRGGGASRRYHLGHGDLLVMGGSCQRTWEHAVPKTRRPAGPRISVQFRPRGVR from the coding sequence ATGCACGCCTGGCAGGGTTCGCTCTTCGACCAGTCGCCCGCGGCCGGGCTCGGCGAGCTCTCCGCGCTGCACCGCACCGAGCTGGGGCAGGGCGCCTGGGTCGACCTGCTGCCCGGCTGGCTCACCGGCGCCGCCGCGCTCTTCGACCGGCTGGCCGCCGAGGTGCCGTGGCGGGCCGAGCGCCGCCCGATGTACGACCGGGTGGTCGACGTGCCGCGGCTGCTCTGCTTCTACGGCGAGCAGGACCCTCTGCCCGACCCGATCCTCGCGACCGCGCGGGAGGCGCTCTCCGCGCACTACGGCCCCGAGCTCGGTGAGCCGTTCCGCACCGCCGGGCTCTGCTGGTACCGCGACGGCGGGGACAGCGTGGCCTGGCACGGCGACACCATCGGCCGCGGCGCCACGCACGACACCATGGTCTCCATCGTCTCGCTCGGCGCGCCGCGGGCCCTGCTGCTGCGCCCGCGCGGCGGCGGCGCGAGCCGGCGCTACCACCTCGGCCACGGCGACCTGCTGGTGATGGGCGGCTCCTGCCAGCGCACCTGGGAGCACGCGGTGCCGAAGACCAGGCGGCCGGCCGGGCCGCGGATCAGCGTGCAGTTCCGGCCGCGCGGGGTGCGCTGA
- a CDS encoding HD domain-containing protein, giving the protein MGTPEAGVLAVMPLHTISEVYGEDGLRGRLLGEVAELPERERVLAALELAAELHRDDRYGREPYLSHLLRVSIRIVSHYEVRDADPVIAGLLHDSVEDHAPELAALHGDSGVDARTAALAVLTGRFGERVAEIVAAVTNSERDPADRADVAERHRRYREHITASLDSSPWGRVVKLSDFTDNGVGILYATGPVMPRLARKYAPLTDVYRELVRRADTPLAEHVKEHILGQLDLADERFAAILADEPS; this is encoded by the coding sequence ATGGGCACACCGGAGGCGGGGGTACTCGCCGTGATGCCGCTGCACACCATCAGCGAGGTCTACGGCGAGGACGGTCTCCGCGGACGGCTGCTCGGCGAGGTGGCCGAGCTGCCGGAGCGGGAGCGCGTCCTCGCCGCGCTCGAGCTCGCCGCCGAGCTGCACCGCGATGACCGCTACGGGCGCGAGCCCTACCTGAGCCACCTGCTGCGGGTGTCGATCCGGATCGTCAGCCACTACGAGGTGCGCGACGCCGACCCGGTGATCGCCGGGCTGCTGCACGACTCGGTCGAGGACCACGCCCCCGAACTGGCTGCGCTGCACGGGGATTCGGGCGTCGACGCGCGCACCGCCGCGCTCGCGGTGCTCACCGGGCGGTTCGGCGAGCGGGTCGCGGAGATCGTCGCCGCGGTCACCAATTCGGAGCGCGACCCAGCGGACAGGGCCGATGTCGCCGAGCGGCACCGCCGCTACCGCGAGCACATCACGGCCAGCCTGGACAGCTCCCCCTGGGGCCGGGTGGTGAAGCTCTCCGACTTCACCGACAACGGGGTCGGCATCCTCTACGCCACCGGCCCGGTCATGCCCCGGCTCGCCCGCAAGTACGCGCCGCTCACCGACGTCTACCGGGAGCTGGTCCGGCGCGCCGACACCCCGCTCGCCGAGCACGTCAAGGAGCACATCCTGGGCCAGCTCGACCTCGCCGACGAGCGCTTCGCCGCCATCCTCGCCGACGAACCGAGCTGA
- a CDS encoding DUF4334 domain-containing protein — MVAIDSAATAAAELALLQQSGATPEQAWALFDGLPAARTDEVTLGRWQGEELDTGHPFAGVLVASGWYGKQFDGPEQVHPLLFSDSTGAVFPVDPRRVPLTLTDKVPLSGVRLINKALPVLGIALRTRKYTARLRDIEYRGAVSVAMIYDHLPIIDHFRRVDEHTLLGIMDMRDLAEPYFFVLRR, encoded by the coding sequence ATGGTCGCGATCGACAGCGCTGCCACCGCAGCGGCCGAGCTGGCGCTGCTGCAGCAGTCCGGCGCCACCCCCGAGCAGGCGTGGGCGCTCTTCGACGGCCTGCCCGCCGCCCGCACCGACGAGGTCACGCTGGGCCGCTGGCAGGGCGAGGAGCTCGACACCGGGCACCCCTTCGCCGGCGTGCTCGTCGCCTCCGGCTGGTACGGCAAGCAGTTCGACGGCCCCGAGCAAGTCCACCCGCTGCTCTTCTCCGACTCCACCGGCGCCGTCTTCCCGGTCGACCCGCGCCGCGTTCCGCTGACCCTCACCGACAAGGTGCCGCTCTCCGGGGTCCGGCTGATCAACAAGGCCCTCCCGGTGCTCGGGATCGCGCTGCGCACCCGCAAGTACACCGCGCGGCTGCGCGACATCGAGTACCGCGGCGCGGTGAGCGTCGCCATGATCTACGACCACCTGCCGATCATCGACCACTTCCGGCGGGTCGACGAGCACACCCTGCTCGGCATCATGGACATGCGCGACCTCGCGGAGCCGTACTTCTTCGTCCTGCGCCGCTGA
- a CDS encoding TIR domain-containing protein has translation MTDQGRARDFFVSYSPADERWATWLAWQLESAGYSTLIQAWDFVPGTNFIDFMDRGVRDSSVMLALLSENYLASRYGTMEWQAAMRTDPGKLIPVRIGECAPEGLLATLTWIDLLGVADAERARAVLFDRVRQVLAGRNKPAAAPGFPVGRYDDRHFPDLERAAAAAAERANRHVPVAEPGFPGAPGTVPRQPGVSVLHIAGPRFGRGLLGSEPGTARDLQSRIWANVTHAVDAGVPAPELLVVSGDLTEAGKPKEADEALAFLTGLRVLLGLEPDRIAVVPGNHDVSKAACHAYFLNCEARDRTPQPPYFPKLEQFTRLFGELYQGLEHLVFDVGQPWTLFPIPALRVVVAGLDSTMAATHLPEDDHGLLGEVQAAWFAERLRAFENDGWLRIGLVRHDPLPGPGGDPRDPALLHDVPVLSRLLGSRLNLLLHGPGPGGVLADRLDGVLPVLPAAAPGAAEILHITADGIARYPAGATEPAALVPVEFSRAAAALTAAADTAALPAAPDPATDDPALDPHDRLLARVAEVVEARHQGATVRRVAAVPPHLLVTRDAEGVTVQSRVAVHVGEVTREVVDAVLAHEPGFGSELVYRGAPPPRSLREEAAGYGLRVRSFSEFQGLLDLDDYLAGQAARLRTDQRYPPELYVPQRFRVLDHGDQRIEDDLVAELLRVVAADQGRFVLVLGDFGRGKTFALRELARRITETMPALVPILVELRHLDKTHSVDALVAAHLAGHGEDRIDLKALRYMLAEGRVVLLFDGFDELVNRISYEFAADHLETLLRAAEGKAKIVVAARTQHFASRAQVLTALGERVGALRERRIFGIEEFGPPQIQAFLANRYGGDTARAEARMRLLTGIEELLGLARNPRMLSFIADLDDRRLRAAAGARQAVGAAGLYREILEFWLSHEAERASGGPGAQPGLRVTEMWQAVTAFALRVWETGEPYLRRAELTDVARELVELVGPQRLSIPQSAHAIGSGSLLVRTEEDLFGFIHASVAEWLVADHIADRFRGGDRTPPQLAQALLSPLSVDFLCDLTDVRSLREWAELVLAEPDAAEVLRTNAIRVTTRLRTSRSADLRGAVLAGEDLSYRDLREVDLTGADLTGARLVGTDLRGAVLRDAGLVGARLDEADLTGADLTAADLSRARLTRTDLTGARTAGARWLRTALLAVTGAPDGLDRLGAAVLPGGRAVTEFAPAALGVRHGFHARHGRLPQPIAYSPDGGTIAIGSDDGGVHLYDADTGRPLRTLLGHRARTFAVLFAGSLLISGSGDGNVGLWDPGTGESRNILRGHREWAWPVVAGDGVLATGDADGVLRVWSLPEGELRHETEPAGAGELIYTLAVHGTRLAAGYRDGTVLVRDVGTGAELHRFTAATGAVYRLAFDPTGTVLAVGGARGALALWSSETGLRELPGHTGAVYTLAFHPARPLLASGDTDGVIRLWDTATGELAHTATDHAAALYWVAFDQAGDLLASADSAGVVCVRDADTAVTGHRLTAHTGSVWPFAFRPGGGQLAVTDDQFTARLWDPGTGHCRHTLAGHGRSIRTVAFNADSSLLAACGNDGSVQLWDPVTGSAGRRLVGSEDRLVTYESAAFVPGRPQTLATVGNDGRLSMLDLGTGLYERHLGVDAAPIWASAFDPTGALLATANDDDTVVLWRRTTGAQYLVCREHRGRVRSIAFDATGTLMATGCDDSLVRVWDVHSGALVRTLSGHTDRVYAVAFHGDSVISASWDTTARIWDLRTGALRHELTRHSDRLWTAAADPVTGLLATAGDDLVVRLWDIATGRHLHTLEGHRRRVWSITFDPAGKLLAGGGDDGTVLLWDLADIAEPRIRAALLGLPEGWAALAPDGRYKVSGDTAGQFWHVVGTTRFETGELDAQLPEIRRLAPDEPF, from the coding sequence GTGACGGATCAGGGGCGGGCACGGGACTTCTTCGTCAGCTATTCACCGGCGGACGAGCGCTGGGCGACCTGGCTGGCCTGGCAGCTGGAGTCGGCCGGATACAGCACGCTCATCCAGGCATGGGACTTCGTGCCGGGCACCAATTTCATCGACTTCATGGACCGCGGGGTGCGGGATTCGTCGGTGATGCTGGCGCTGCTCTCGGAGAACTACCTGGCCTCCCGGTACGGGACCATGGAGTGGCAGGCCGCCATGCGCACCGACCCGGGCAAGCTCATCCCGGTCCGGATCGGGGAGTGCGCGCCGGAGGGGCTGCTCGCCACGCTCACCTGGATCGATCTGCTCGGCGTTGCCGATGCCGAGCGGGCCCGCGCGGTGCTCTTCGACCGGGTGCGGCAGGTGCTGGCCGGGCGGAACAAGCCAGCCGCCGCGCCCGGGTTTCCCGTCGGGCGCTACGACGACCGGCACTTCCCCGATCTCGAGCGGGCCGCCGCGGCCGCCGCCGAGCGCGCCAACCGGCACGTCCCGGTGGCCGAGCCGGGCTTCCCCGGCGCGCCGGGCACGGTGCCGCGGCAGCCGGGCGTGAGCGTGCTGCACATCGCGGGCCCGCGCTTCGGCCGCGGCCTGCTCGGCAGCGAACCGGGCACCGCGCGGGACCTGCAGTCCCGGATCTGGGCGAACGTCACGCACGCGGTGGACGCGGGGGTGCCCGCGCCGGAGCTGCTCGTGGTCTCCGGCGATCTCACCGAGGCGGGCAAGCCCAAGGAGGCGGACGAGGCACTCGCCTTCCTCACCGGGCTGCGGGTGCTGCTCGGCCTTGAGCCGGACCGGATCGCGGTGGTGCCCGGCAACCACGACGTCTCCAAGGCCGCCTGCCACGCCTACTTCCTGAACTGCGAGGCCCGCGACCGCACCCCGCAGCCGCCGTACTTCCCGAAGCTGGAGCAGTTCACCCGGCTCTTCGGCGAGCTGTACCAGGGGCTGGAGCACCTGGTCTTCGACGTGGGGCAGCCGTGGACGCTGTTCCCGATCCCGGCGCTGCGGGTGGTGGTGGCCGGGCTGGACTCCACCATGGCCGCCACCCACCTGCCCGAGGACGACCACGGCCTGCTCGGCGAGGTGCAGGCCGCCTGGTTCGCGGAGCGGCTGCGCGCCTTCGAGAACGACGGCTGGCTGCGGATCGGGCTGGTGCGGCACGACCCGCTGCCCGGCCCCGGCGGCGATCCGCGCGACCCCGCGCTGCTGCACGACGTTCCGGTGCTGAGCAGGCTGCTCGGCAGCCGGCTCAACCTGCTGCTGCACGGCCCCGGCCCGGGCGGGGTGCTCGCCGACCGGCTGGACGGCGTGCTCCCGGTGCTGCCCGCCGCCGCGCCGGGCGCCGCGGAGATCCTGCACATCACCGCGGACGGCATCGCCCGCTACCCCGCGGGCGCCACCGAGCCCGCCGCGCTGGTCCCGGTCGAGTTCAGCCGGGCCGCCGCGGCACTCACCGCGGCCGCCGACACGGCCGCGCTCCCGGCGGCGCCGGACCCGGCCACCGACGACCCGGCGCTCGACCCGCACGACCGGCTGCTGGCCAGGGTGGCCGAGGTGGTCGAGGCCAGGCACCAGGGCGCCACCGTGCGCCGGGTGGCCGCGGTGCCGCCGCACCTGCTGGTCACCAGGGACGCGGAGGGGGTGACCGTGCAGTCGCGGGTCGCCGTGCACGTCGGCGAGGTGACCCGCGAGGTGGTCGACGCGGTGCTCGCGCACGAGCCCGGGTTCGGCTCCGAGCTGGTGTACCGCGGCGCGCCGCCGCCGCGCTCGCTGCGCGAGGAGGCCGCCGGGTACGGGCTGCGGGTGCGCAGCTTCAGCGAGTTCCAGGGGCTGCTCGACCTGGACGACTACCTGGCCGGGCAGGCCGCCCGGCTGCGCACCGACCAGCGCTACCCGCCGGAGCTGTACGTGCCGCAGCGCTTCCGCGTGCTCGACCACGGCGACCAGCGGATCGAGGACGACCTCGTCGCCGAGCTGCTCCGGGTGGTCGCCGCCGACCAGGGCCGGTTCGTGCTCGTCCTCGGCGATTTCGGGCGCGGCAAGACCTTCGCGCTGCGCGAACTGGCCCGCCGGATCACCGAGACCATGCCCGCGCTGGTGCCGATCCTGGTCGAGCTGCGGCACCTGGACAAGACGCACTCGGTGGACGCCCTCGTCGCCGCGCACCTGGCCGGCCACGGCGAGGATCGGATCGACCTGAAGGCGCTGCGCTACATGCTCGCCGAGGGCCGGGTGGTGCTGCTCTTCGACGGCTTCGACGAGCTGGTGAACCGGATCAGCTACGAGTTCGCCGCCGACCACCTGGAGACGCTGCTGCGCGCGGCCGAGGGCAAGGCCAAGATCGTGGTCGCCGCGCGCACCCAGCACTTCGCCTCGCGGGCGCAGGTGCTGACCGCGCTCGGCGAGCGGGTCGGGGCGCTGCGGGAGCGGCGCATCTTCGGCATCGAGGAGTTCGGCCCGCCGCAGATCCAGGCATTCCTGGCCAACCGGTACGGCGGCGACACCGCGCGCGCCGAGGCGCGGATGCGGCTGCTCACCGGGATCGAGGAGCTGCTCGGCCTGGCCCGCAACCCGCGCATGCTCAGCTTCATCGCCGATCTGGACGACCGCCGGCTCCGTGCGGCGGCCGGGGCTCGGCAGGCGGTCGGCGCGGCCGGGCTGTACCGGGAGATCCTCGAATTCTGGCTGTCCCACGAGGCGGAGCGGGCGAGCGGCGGCCCCGGGGCCCAGCCCGGTCTGCGGGTGACCGAGATGTGGCAGGCGGTCACCGCGTTCGCGCTGCGGGTCTGGGAGACCGGCGAGCCGTACCTGCGCCGCGCCGAGCTCACCGACGTCGCGCGGGAGCTGGTGGAGCTGGTCGGGCCGCAGCGGCTCTCCATCCCGCAGTCGGCGCACGCCATCGGCTCCGGCAGCCTGCTGGTGCGCACCGAGGAGGACCTCTTCGGCTTCATCCACGCCTCGGTGGCGGAGTGGCTGGTGGCGGATCACATCGCGGACCGGTTCCGCGGCGGCGACCGCACCCCGCCGCAGCTGGCGCAGGCGCTGCTCTCCCCGCTCTCGGTGGACTTCCTCTGCGACCTCACCGACGTGCGCTCGCTGCGCGAGTGGGCCGAGCTGGTGCTCGCCGAGCCGGACGCCGCCGAGGTGCTGCGCACCAACGCCATCCGGGTGACCACCCGGCTGCGCACCTCGCGCTCGGCCGACCTGCGCGGCGCCGTGCTCGCCGGGGAGGATCTCTCCTACCGCGACCTGCGCGAGGTCGACCTCACCGGCGCCGACCTGACCGGCGCCCGGCTGGTCGGCACCGACCTGCGCGGTGCCGTGCTGCGCGATGCCGGGCTGGTCGGGGCGCGGCTGGACGAGGCCGACCTGACCGGCGCCGATCTCACCGCGGCCGACCTGAGCCGGGCCCGGCTCACCCGCACCGACCTGACCGGCGCGCGCACCGCGGGGGCGCGCTGGCTGCGCACCGCGCTGCTCGCGGTGACCGGCGCCCCGGACGGGCTGGACCGGCTCGGCGCGGCGGTGCTGCCCGGCGGCCGGGCGGTCACCGAGTTCGCGCCTGCCGCGCTCGGCGTCCGGCACGGCTTCCACGCCAGGCACGGCAGGCTGCCGCAGCCGATCGCCTACAGCCCGGACGGCGGCACCATCGCCATCGGCAGCGACGACGGCGGCGTGCACCTCTACGACGCCGACACCGGCCGCCCGCTGCGCACCCTGCTGGGGCACCGGGCCCGTACCTTCGCCGTGCTCTTCGCGGGATCGCTGCTGATCAGCGGCTCCGGGGACGGCAATGTCGGGCTCTGGGACCCGGGCACGGGGGAGAGCAGGAACATTCTGCGCGGCCATCGTGAATGGGCCTGGCCGGTGGTGGCGGGCGACGGGGTGCTCGCCACCGGTGACGCGGACGGCGTGCTGCGGGTCTGGTCGCTGCCGGAGGGGGAACTGCGGCACGAGACCGAGCCCGCGGGGGCGGGCGAGCTGATCTACACCCTCGCCGTGCACGGCACCAGGCTGGCCGCCGGATACCGGGACGGCACGGTTCTGGTCCGGGACGTCGGGACCGGTGCCGAGCTGCACCGATTCACCGCGGCGACCGGGGCGGTGTATCGGCTCGCCTTCGACCCAACCGGCACCGTGCTCGCGGTCGGCGGCGCCCGCGGCGCGCTGGCGCTGTGGAGTTCCGAGACCGGGCTGCGCGAGCTGCCCGGGCACACCGGCGCCGTCTACACCCTCGCCTTCCACCCGGCCCGCCCGCTGCTCGCCTCCGGCGACACCGACGGCGTGATCCGGCTGTGGGACACCGCGACCGGCGAGCTCGCGCACACCGCCACCGACCATGCCGCCGCGCTCTACTGGGTCGCCTTCGATCAGGCCGGCGACCTGCTCGCCTCCGCCGACAGCGCCGGCGTCGTCTGCGTGCGCGATGCCGACACCGCGGTCACCGGGCACCGGCTCACCGCGCACACCGGGTCGGTCTGGCCGTTCGCCTTCCGGCCCGGCGGCGGCCAGCTGGCCGTCACCGACGACCAGTTCACCGCCAGGCTGTGGGACCCGGGCACGGGCCACTGCAGGCACACCCTCGCCGGGCACGGCCGCAGCATCCGCACCGTCGCCTTCAACGCCGACAGCAGCCTGCTCGCCGCCTGCGGCAACGACGGCAGCGTGCAGCTCTGGGACCCGGTGACCGGAAGCGCGGGGCGCCGGCTCGTCGGCAGCGAGGATCGCCTGGTCACCTACGAGTCGGCGGCCTTCGTGCCGGGCAGGCCGCAGACCCTGGCCACCGTCGGCAACGACGGCAGGCTCAGCATGCTCGACCTGGGCACCGGGCTCTACGAGCGGCACCTGGGCGTCGACGCCGCGCCGATCTGGGCCAGCGCCTTCGACCCGACCGGCGCGCTGCTGGCGACCGCCAACGACGACGACACCGTCGTGCTCTGGCGGCGCACCACCGGCGCTCAGTACCTGGTGTGCCGGGAGCACCGCGGCCGGGTGCGCTCCATCGCCTTCGACGCCACCGGGACGCTCATGGCCACCGGCTGCGACGACTCCCTCGTCCGCGTGTGGGACGTGCACTCCGGCGCGCTGGTGCGCACCCTGAGCGGCCACACCGACCGGGTGTACGCCGTCGCCTTCCACGGCGATTCGGTGATCAGCGCCTCCTGGGACACCACCGCGCGGATCTGGGACCTCCGCACCGGCGCGCTCCGGCACGAGCTGACCAGGCACAGCGACCGGCTCTGGACCGCCGCTGCCGACCCGGTCACCGGGCTGCTCGCCACCGCGGGGGACGACCTGGTGGTGCGGCTCTGGGACATCGCCACCGGCAGGCACCTGCACACGCTGGAGGGACACCGCCGCCGCGTCTGGTCGATCACCTTCGACCCCGCCGGCAAGCTGCTCGCCGGTGGCGGCGACGACGGCACCGTGCTGCTCTGGGACCTCGCCGACATCGCGGAGCCGCGGATCAGGGCGGCGCTGCTCGGCCTGCCCGAGGGCTGGGCCGCGCTGGCGCCGGACGGCAGGTACAAGGTCTCCGGCGACACGGCGGGGCAGTTCTGGCACGTCGTCGGCACCACCCGGTTCGAGACCGGGGAGCTGGACGCCCAGCTCCCGGAGATCCGCAGGCTGGCGCCGGACGAGCCGTTCTGA